The following proteins are encoded in a genomic region of Oceanispirochaeta sp.:
- a CDS encoding carbohydrate ABC transporter permease, translating to YLKYEVKVEDWMRKERKHNLQTLETSLFALPAVLLVVLMIYLPFVLSGYFSFTEWNGIDKEPVFIGFENFRRLFLGGDSFISSLGFTLKFTVLSMILVNVFALALALALVKGLKSANVLRSLFFIPYIISMTIVGFIWKFIFSQGFANFFEITGFSIFNYSWLGDPKLAFYSIVFVGAWQSVGFYMVLYIAGLQSISKEILEAAVVEGAGAWTKFFRVVLPLLGSSITTCVLLSLINSLKVFDIILALTKGGPGGATYSVTLDIYREAFQNNNYGLGSAKSLVFFLLVLILTQVVLKAFSTREVEL from the coding sequence TTATTTGAAATACGAAGTAAAAGTTGAGGATTGGATGAGGAAAGAGCGGAAACATAACTTGCAGACTCTAGAAACAAGTCTTTTCGCCCTGCCGGCTGTTTTGCTGGTTGTGCTAATGATATATCTACCGTTTGTATTAAGCGGTTATTTTTCATTTACTGAATGGAATGGAATTGATAAGGAGCCTGTTTTTATTGGTTTTGAAAATTTCAGAAGGCTCTTCCTGGGAGGGGATAGTTTCATCTCCTCTCTGGGATTCACACTGAAATTCACTGTATTATCAATGATTCTGGTAAATGTCTTTGCTCTGGCTCTGGCTCTGGCTTTAGTTAAGGGATTGAAATCTGCGAATGTATTACGGAGCCTGTTTTTCATACCCTATATCATCAGTATGACCATTGTCGGTTTTATCTGGAAATTTATTTTTTCCCAGGGCTTTGCCAATTTTTTCGAGATTACAGGTTTTTCCATTTTTAATTACAGCTGGCTTGGAGACCCGAAACTGGCATTTTACTCAATTGTTTTTGTGGGAGCCTGGCAGTCTGTTGGGTTTTATATGGTTCTTTATATCGCCGGTTTACAGTCCATCTCCAAAGAAATACTGGAAGCGGCCGTTGTGGAAGGAGCGGGGGCCTGGACCAAGTTTTTCAGAGTGGTGCTTCCTTTGCTGGGCTCTTCCATAACAACTTGTGTGCTTCTCTCTCTGATCAATTCATTAAAAGTATTTGATATTATTCTGGCTTTGACCAAAGGGGGCCCGGGGGGAGCGACATACAGTGTTACCCTGGATATCTATAGAGAAGCCTTTCAGAATAACAACTACGGTCTCGGTTCTGCAAAGTCTCTGGTTTTCTTTTTACTGGTACTGATACTGACGCAAGTTGTTCTTAAAGCATTCTCTACCAGGGAGGTAGAGTTGTGA
- a CDS encoding carbohydrate ABC transporter permease — protein MRRNVSILLLEAVMIVTGLIFIYPVFLMFMNSLKSFSEVVVNVIALPKSLEWVNLTTVIEKMNYSKLFFNNVIITSIGIVGIVLFSSSAAYILDRRKSRYTKFIYALIITPMLIPFQTIMITLLKVMNVVHLSGSTWGLGIQYWGFGIPMGTFIFFNFMKTIPKDIDESALMDGASTLRTFFSIILPLLKTVTVTVIVLDVMWIWNDFLLPLLMVNRSPDTKTLVLSAYAFVGQFNTQWHYAMAAMVLAVLPSIIFFILLQKYVVDGVVAGAVKG, from the coding sequence ATGAGAAGAAATGTAAGTATTCTGTTGCTGGAAGCAGTCATGATCGTTACTGGACTCATTTTTATCTATCCGGTCTTTCTTATGTTTATGAACTCTTTAAAGTCATTTTCCGAGGTGGTTGTCAATGTAATTGCCTTGCCTAAGAGTCTTGAGTGGGTGAATCTTACAACAGTTATTGAAAAAATGAATTATTCTAAACTCTTTTTTAACAATGTCATTATTACAAGCATCGGTATTGTAGGAATTGTTCTTTTCTCATCCTCGGCTGCCTATATTCTGGACAGACGAAAATCCAGATATACCAAATTTATCTATGCTCTGATCATCACCCCTATGCTGATTCCTTTTCAAACGATAATGATCACCCTGTTGAAAGTTATGAATGTGGTCCATTTGTCAGGAAGCACCTGGGGGCTGGGTATACAATACTGGGGTTTCGGGATTCCTATGGGCACCTTCATTTTCTTCAATTTCATGAAAACTATTCCTAAAGATATTGATGAAAGTGCACTGATGGATGGAGCTTCTACATTACGGACATTTTTTTCCATTATTCTTCCTTTACTGAAGACCGTAACAGTGACGGTTATTGTTCTGGATGTCATGTGGATCTGGAATGACTTTCTGCTGCCGCTGCTGATGGTAAACCGGTCTCCCGATACAAAAACTCTCGTACTTTCGGCATATGCCTTTGTTGGACAGTTCAATACCCAGTGGCATTATGCCATGGCCGCCATGGTTTTGGCCGTATTGCCATCGATTATTTTCTTCATACTGCTTCAGAAGTACGTTGTGGACGGTGTTGTTGCCGGAGCAGTAAAAGGATAG